From the genome of Pseudomonas sp. WJP1:
CTCGCTGCGTTACGCCTGGCGGTCTTGCGCGGGGTGGATGTGCGGATTTTGCTGCCGTCGAGGCCCGACCACCGAATCGTCTACGCCGCTTCCAGCCTCTATGCCTTCGAAGCTGTGCGCGCCGGTGTGCGGGTGTTCCGCTACGAACCCGGTTTCCTGCACCAGAAAGTGGTGTTGATCGACAGTGAAATCAGCGCCATCGGCAGTGCCAACATGGACAACCGTTCGTTTCGATTGAATTTCGAAGTGATGTTACTGACGGTCGACAGGGCGTTTGCTGCCCAGGTGGAGCAGATGCTCAACGACGACTTCGACCAGGCTCATGAAATCGCCAAGGAAGAAGGCCGGGAGACCCATCGCCTGCAGCAAGTCGGTATGCGGGTCGCCCGGCTTATTTCGCCCATCCTCTAGGGATTGTAGATATCGTCTCGCGTCCAGGGCAGCTCATGGCTGCCATCGGCGTGGGCTTTCACCGCGAGTATCTGGTGCAGGTTGATCCAGCCTCGGGCGAACGCATAAGCACAACCGGCCAGGTACAGGCGCCAGATGCGCAGGGCTTGATCCGGCACCAGTTTCGAGGCGGCCTCCAGGTTGTCTTCCAGGCGTTCGCTCCAGTGATCCAGGGTGCGCGCGTAATGCAGACGCAGGCTCTCGACATCGACGATCTCCAGCCCTGCTTCACTGATCTCGGCAGAGATCATCGACAGGTGCGGCAGTTCGCCGTTGGGGAACACATACTTCTCGATGAACTCCCCGGCACCGCGTCCCACAGGACGCCCATCGGTGTGCTTGGCGGTGATCCCGTGGTTCATCACCAGCCCGCCCTCTTTCACCGCGCCGAACAAGGTTTTGCAATACTCGGCCAGGTTTTCGTGCCCGACGTGTTCGAACATCCCGACGCTGACCACTTTATCGAAGCGCCCGTCCTGAGGCAGGTCGCGGTAGTCGAGTAACTGCAGCTCGACCAAATCCTCCAACCCTTCCGCTTTTACGCGTTCCCGGGCCAGGGCAAGTTGTTCCTTGCTGAGGGTAATACCGAACACCTTCGCGCCAAATTCCCGGGCTGCATACCGCGCCAACCCGCCCCAACCGCAGCCGACATCCAGCAGATATTCGCCGGGTTGCAGGCGCAACTTGCGACACAGATGACGGAATTTCGCCTGTTGGGCCTGTTCAAGGGACTCACTGCCCGTCTCGAAGTACGCGCAGGAATACGCCATGTCGCTGTCGAGCCACAGTTGATAAAAGGCGTTCGAGAGGTCGTAATGGTAGGAGATCGCCTTGGCGTCTGTTTCCTTGTCGTGGGGGGTGCGCACAGGCTGACTGTCGAGATCACCGAGCAATGCCTGACTCCACTCATCACAGACGCGGATCACATCGCTGATGGAACCTTCCAGTTCCAGTTTGCCCTCGACGAACGCAGCCCCTAGCGCGTCCAGGCTAGGATGGGTGAACTGGGTGACCATTTGTGGGTCCTTGACCACAATTGTGACACTGGGCGTCGGCCCCAGATTGAACTCATGGCCGTCCCAGAGTCGCAGGCGTAGCGGTAGCTGCAGATTCTGTAAGGCCGGTGGAAGTTGCGCGAGCATGGAAAATCCCCCTTGTTTCAGACGTCTGCTGAGAGGTTAGACCATCCTTGAAAAATAGCTGGCTATCGATTTCATAGTGAACTTCTATGATTCCAAAACTGTTCCGAATTCGCAGAAATGACCGCTCTCACCTAGATGACTGCAAATTCGGCCAACAGTTCTGTATTTTTAGAACTGCTCTTCCTTGAGCTTGAACAGTGGTTCCTGAAAGCGCAGCAAACGCCCGGCATTACCCAATACCAACAACGTACTGAGGTTGTGCAGCAACGCGGCGATCATCGCCCCTGCTGCCCCGAGCCAACCAAACGCCGCGAAAGCAACGATCGCCAAGGTCCAGCCCAAACCGATGATCACGTTCACTTGCAAGGTCTGACGGCACTGTCGACTCAAGCGCACGCAGGTACCGAGGCGCCGCAGGTCGCTACCGATCAGCACGATATCCGCTGATGCCAGCGCGATGTCCGCCCCGCCTGCGCCCATCGCCACACCAACAACACCAGCCTTGAGCGCCAGGGAATCGTTGATGCCATCACCCACCACCATAGGACGAAAACCGTTACCGATTTCTTTCAACACGCGATTCAATTTGTCCTCGGGCAAGGCCTGCGCTTCGACCTCACTGATGCCTACATCCCGCGCGAGTGTGTGAGCGACGCTGTGCCGATCGCCGGTGAGCAAAAGCTGCCGGCCCAATCCAAGGTCCTTCAGTTCGCTCAAGGCAAACCTGGCTTCCGGTTTGACGCTGTCGGCCAACAACAGCCAAGCGAGGAACTCGCCGTTGAGCGCCAGCCCGGCAATCGGGCCGTCGTGGTCGGGAACATCTGAGGTCGCTATGCCCAATTGGGCGAACAACTCCGGGCGCCCCAGCGCGGCCTCGCCCTGCTCCGTCATGGCCACCACGCCCAAACCCTGCCGCTCGCGAATGTCCGACAGCAACAGAAAATGCTCTTGTGCGACCAGCCCCGCCAGCGCCCGGCTGACCGGGTGACTGCTGGCGGACCCGAGACTGGCGGCGAGCTTCAAGACGGGGTTGCGATCCTCCAGCGGGCTCTCGATGGATTGCAGGCGCAAGGTACCGAAGGTCAGGGTTCCGGTCTTGTCGACCACCAGCGATGTGAGGTCTGCCAGCTCCTCGAGAAACGCCGAGCTGCGAATCAGAATGCCGTGCCGCGCGGCTACCGCTACCCCGGCAATCGCCGTCGCGGGCGCCGACAACACCAACGCACAAGGACAGGCAGCCACCAGCACCGCGAGCATGGCCTGGGCATCGTTGGTGATGAACCAGGTGACTGCGGCCAGCAGCAATACCAGCACCAGGTAGCTCCCGGCGTAACGCTCCAGCAACCGGGTGATCGGCGGTTTGGAACGCTCGGCGTTTTGCATCAGCGCGATCACTTTGCCGAGGGTCGATTCGTCGCCGGTCCGAGTCACTTCAATGCGCAGCAGGCCATCGAGATTGATCGCGCCACCGAACACCGCCATGCCGACGCCCGCTTCCATCGGCACCGACTCGCCGGTAATGGAGGCGGTGTCCAGACTCGCTTGGCCGGACATCACCCGACCATCCGCCGGCACCCGATCACCGGCACGGACTTCCACCAGATCGCCAGCCCTGAGCGTACCGTTGTCGACCTCGACGATGGAGCCGTCGGCCTGCACCTTGCGCGCGTGACTGCGGGTGAGTTTGCCTAAAGCATGAATGGCTTCTTGCGAACCGATCACGCTGCGCTCTTCCAGCACATGGCCGAAGATCATGATGATCGGCAGCAATGCCGCCGTCAGCAAATCGCCTGTCGCCCACGCACCGAGCATGGCCAGGGCGATCAGTTGATCGGTGATGCCATGCAGGCTTGGATACCGCAGGCTGTACCAGGCCGAACGCATCACTGGTACGGCCACCAGCACGGAAGCAACACCCAGTAGCAATTGGCTGACCCCGGTCTGTTCCGGCGACAACCAGCGCCATACGAGGCCCAGCGCGAGCAAGCCAAGTGCGAGCATGGCCAGGGTCAGTTGACGGGCAGCGCTGCGTTGTTCCGCCGAGGACAACATGCTCGGTGCAGCGGTGGTTTGAGCGGTCATTGTGCAGCTCCCTGAATGATCAGGCGGGAATCGTCTTTCGGATCAACCGTGGTGACTGAGCCGGCCTGACCCAGAATTTTCGGCATCCGCTCGCGGTAGATCCGCAGCAACATTTGCGGGTCCGCGGCTTGTTGCTGGGCGTTGGCCAGGCTCATTACCGTGGCGGTATCAGCCGACGCTTTCGCCAGCCGTTCACTCGATTGAGCATGGGCGACTTGCAGCGTGCGGTCGGCTTGTTCATTGGCGGTCTGGGTCAGCTTCTCGGCCTCGGTGCGCGCGTTGGCCACGGCCTTGTCGGCTTGCTGGCTGGCGGTCAGTACGGCGTTGAACGCATTGATCGCCGGCGCCGGCAGACTCGACTGCACGTCAACCCGAGCCACTTCGATCCCCAGCCCCTGCCCCGTCGCGGCCAATTGCGCCAAGCGTTGGTTGATACCTTGCACCAGATCGCCGCGCAGACGCTCGCGCCTTTCTGCTGCCTGATTATCCGCGCCGATCAACTCCGGACGTGCGACCAGAATAGTGTCCAGATCTCGTGCAGCCGTGAGTGCCAAGGCGCTGCGGGTCACCAGACGATCCAGGGCTGGCAACACATGCTCGCCTTGAAGTACGAAGGCATACGGCTCAGTGACCTTGTAGAAAACCCGCACATCCAGTTGCACTACACCGGCATCCCCCGTCAGCAAATAACCGGAGCCTGCCAGTGCGTCACTGATCGGCGTCGCAAAACTGGCCGCGCGATCGGCCTGCAATGCGGCATCCGTGCGCAACAGGTTTTCCACTCGACGCTCGATTACCCGGTCCGCCGCTGGCAGCAAAATCACCTGCTCAAACGGTCGCGGCCAGGCCAACAGCAAACCGGCATTCTGGATGCGATCCAGCGCGCCGAAGTGCAAAACAACCGCGCGATTTTGCGGATCAATCTGCCGCACATTGGAGAACGCCCATGCCAAAGCGGCCAACACCGTCACTGCATATAGGGCGAGAAACGCCAAGCGTCCGGCCTGAATCCACGGGCTGCTCAACTCATGTGTTCCACGTGGAACCAAATTCATGGCTGCGATCCGGGTTTGCTATCGAGCGTCGGCGGACCGTCAACCAACACCCGGAAAGGCGCGGCATCGGTACGCAGGATCAGTTTGGTGCCTGGGGTGATCACCGTGCCCAAGGTGTCAAGCGAGCGCAGCAGGTTGTAAAGCTGCGGTGAGCCGGCGTAGGCACGCGCATAAATCTGCGCGGCTTCAACCCGGGATTGCGCCTCGATGTCAGCCGCTTTCACCGTGGCATCGGCCTGGACGATTCGCGCATCACGTTCCGCCGCGGAGCGAATTTGCGCCGCTTCGCGCTTACCGATGGCGGTGCGTTCGGTCGCGATGGTTTCACGCTCGGCGCGCATGCGATCGACCGTCGCAGTGAGCGTGACCGATGGCAAGGTCAGGCGCTCGATGCCGACTTGCAGCACTCGCACACCATAGGTGGTCAGCAACTGCTGATCGATTTGCTTGCGCAGCTGCGCTTCGAAATCGGCGATGTGCACTTGATTGGCGTCGGTGTTCACCAGGTTAGCCAGATCGAAACTACTGGCCGTGGTTTCCAGGGCGGAGCCGACGAAGGTGCGGATCTGCCGAGCCGCTTCGTCCGGCTGGTTTTGCACTGCGCGCATAAAGCGCTGCACGTTGTCCGCATCACCCTGCACCTGCCAGGCAACGTAAGCCTGAACGATGATGCGCAAGCCGTCCCGCGTGCCCACATCCTGCAAACCGCTGGACGTGGTGCGCAGTCGCAGATCCACCGGGATCGCCGCTTCGAAGGGTGCCGGCCAGCGCCAGCCAAGGCCCGGCTCCAGCAACACTCGCGATGGGTTGCCAAAACGAGTGATGACCGTGGCTTCGCCCGAACGCACTTGCACCAGGCTCGCAGCCGCCACGGCAAAGGCCACCAACAACGCCGCCCAGGCCATGCGTCGCCAAGGGAATGGACCGGCTTCCTGCGGATCACCGTGGTGGTGATGGTGATGACCGTGGTGATGTCCGCCGTGGCCGTGATCGTGGCCACTGTGGTCGGCGTGATCGTGGGTATGTGGTTGGCTCAATTGGCGGCTCCTGGCTGAGCAGTTTTACGCGACGACGCAGGGTCAGCCGGCAACGTGAATGTACGCAGATCAATGGTCGGTGCATTGCTGCTGCCGCCCAGACGATGATCGAGGACCAGTAACCTGGCATTGGCCAGGCCCTGGGAAAGTTGGCCGAGATATTGCTCCAGCACGAAGGCCTGGCCGGCACTGGCGTAAGCCTTTTTCTCGGCGCTGAATTTCAGCTCGCCCGCCTTGGCCGTCGCGTTGATTTCATGGGCATTCGCCGTTGCCTGATCCCGGGCAATGCTCGCCTGCAACTGCGCCTGGTTGGTGGCTTCGGCGGCGGCTCCGCGTTCGCGGGCGATCAACGCCTGAGCGCCGATCTGTGCGGCTTGCACCCCGTGATAAGCATTGGCCGCCCCTGCCGGTGGGTGAATCGCTTCGACCACCGTGGCGAGAATTTCCACGCCACTGTTTAGTTTCTGCAGGTCGACCTGCACGGCCCGGCCGATTTCCTCGGCGAGCCCTACCCGGTCCTCACCGAGCAAACCGTCCAGGGTTCGTGAGGCGAAGTCGTGAACCAGAATGCGGCTGGCGGTGCTGCGAATCAGCGTTGGCACATCCGCGCTGTTGTAGGTTGCTGCCAATGCCGCCTGATCGCTCAAACCGATGCGATAGACAAAACGGACGTCCATGTTGACGATCTGAAAGCTCTGCTTGTCCGCACGGCTGCTGGCAATCACCTGGGATTTGTCATTCACATGGCTGGCGTCCCACAACCGGTTGGCGGTCATCGGTGCCGGGCCTTCGGCGGGGTCTGCCTGCACGGGTGCCGACGTTTCGCCGACACTGGTGGCCAATTCGTGAACCACGCCATTTTCGACACTCAGCACCCGGCCCAACGGCCACGGTAAACCTGCATGCAGACCCGGACCGAACACCGTCACCGGTTTGCCGAAACGCTCGTAGATCCCCCGCCCTTGCAGCGGAATTTCGTGAACACCGCTGAGTGACCATCCGACGAGGGCAACAACGAACAGCACCGGCAACAATGCCCGGCGCATGTAAGTGAAGGCCCAGATCTGCCTCAGGTCGATGCCAAAGCGGTTGTGCAATTCGTGCTGCAACGCCTGCAATGGTTGCGGTGGCCAGCGCAGCATATCGGCGACAAAACTGCGCGCCAGCAGCGCAGGTTCAAGTTGTTCGCGACGTGGGCTGAACAATGACAGTACGGCACGAAGTAGCAATTCGAAGGCCACGAACCCCGGCAGCAGGCCGATCAGTACGGCCAGACGCACCGGCCAAACCGAAGTTTCATTGCCGAACAGCAGGCATAACGCTCCAAGTATCAGGCTGATGATTGCAACGCGAGTCAGCTGCGCCAAGGCTTGCGCCTCGGGCCATTGAGCGCTGTTTTCCTGGGCAAGCTGACGTTCCAGAACCAGCAATCCAAAGGCCAGCAATAACCCCAGGGCCGCGCCGATAGTGGCCGACATTCCCAGCGCTGCGGGTGGCAAAGCAAGGTTCCAGGCCTGATTGACGCATAACAACGCCAGCAGCGCCCAACCACCCAGCCACAGCGTTGGCGCACCGATTTGCCTGAGTAGCTTCAGCCAGCGCTGGCTGATTCGCTCCAGTAGCCGTTCGTACCAGCCCACCGGTGCTTCAGCTTCTTCAGAGTCGACCACTGGCGCCAAGGGATTCATCGCCCGCGCCCGCCATTTCGTCACCCACCAGGCCGATTGCAAGCCAGCGACCAACACCAGCAACGCAGCGCTCTGATTGAATAACAGAGGAGGCCAAAGGGATTGCGGCGCAAACAGCCCGACAAAAAACCCCAGCACCAAGCCCATTGCCGCGAGCGCGCCGAGACCAATGGCGAACTGGCGCAATCGTGGCCCTTGAAAAACTGCCTGCTGAAAGCGCGGTAGCCTGGCTACCTGCGCTCCCTCATCACCCTCTTCGAGATCGACTTGCATACCACTCCAGTGTTTATCTTTGCCCACGCGGCATTTCGTTACGATATAACGATATGGGTGAAATTTTCGTACTCAATCGCCTTATCTAAAGATGCTCAACCTGTCGCCAAGCTGAAGCCTTGACCGAAATGCACCGGAACGCACATATTACGTTCGTAATTTTATTCAAAGACTACTTTTACCCCTCCCGATCCGCTTTCAATCCAGGAGTAAATCCATGAGCACCTATGACGTCGTGATACTCGGTGGTGGCCCCGGTGGCTACAACGCAGCCATCCGTGCGGGCCAACTGGGATTGAAGGCGGCGTGCGTAGAAGGCCGCGCCACGCTCGGCGGCACCTGCCTGAACGTCGGCTGCATGCCGTCCAAGGCATTGCTGCACGCCTCCGAACTTTACGATGCAGCCATGGGAACGGAATTCGCCAACCTTGGGATCGAGGTCAAGCCCACGCTCAACCTTGCCCAGATGATGAAACAGAAAGATGAAAGCGTGACCGGGCTGACCAAGGGCATCGAGTTTCTCTTTCGTAAAAACAAGGTCGACTGGATCAAAGGCTGGGGCCACATCGACGGTCCGGGCAAAGTCACCGTGACGGATAACGCCAGCGGCAAGACCGAACTGACCGGCAAAGACATCATCATCGCCACCGGTTCCGAACCCACTCCCCTGCCCGGCGTGGACATCGATAACCAACGCATCCTCGATTCCACCGGCGCACTGTCATTGAAAGAAGTGCCGAAACACCTGGTGGTGATCGGCGCCGGGGTGATCGGGCTGGAACTGGGTTCGGTCTGGCGGCGCTTGGGAGCGCAAGTGACCGTGGTCGAATTCCTTGATCGGATCTGCCCGGGTGTCGACGGCGAAGCAGGCAAAACCCTGCAACGCTCATTGAGCAAGCAAGGCATCAGTTTCAAATTGAGTTCAAAAGTGACCAGCGCCACGACGTCCGCAACCGGTGTGCAGCTCAGCGTCGAGCCCGCCTCGGGCGGCACCGCCGAGTCGCTGGAGGCCGATTACGTGCTGGTGGCGATCGGACGTCGGCCTTACACCCAAGGCCTGGGGTTGGAGAACGTCGGCCTCGCTACCGATAAACGCGGCATGCTCGCCAACAAGGGGCACCGCACTGAGGCCGCGGGGGTCTGGGTGATTGGCGATGTCACCTCCGGCCCCATGCTTGCCCACAAGGCCGAGGACGAAGCCATGGCCTGCGTCGAACAGATCGTCGGCAAGGCTGGCGAGGTCAATTACGAGCTGATCCCCAACGTGATTTACACCAAACCCGAGCTAGCCAGTGTTGGCAAGACCGAAGAACAACTGAAGGCCGAAGGTCGCGCATTCAAAGTCGGCAAATTTCCGTTTACCGCCAACAGCCGGGCGAAGATCAATCACGAAACCGAAGGTTTCGCCAAAGTGCTGGCCGATGAGCGCACCGACGAAATTCTCGGTGTGCATCTCGTGGGGCCAAGCGTCAGTGAAATGATTGGCGAGTATTGCGTGGCCATGGAGTTCAGCGCGTCCGCCGAAGACATTGCCCTGACCTGTCATCCACACCCGACCCGTTCCGAAGCCTTGCGCCAGGCGGCGATGAATGTGGAGGGGATGGCGACGCAGATGTAGGAGCGAGCTTGCTCGCGATGGGGCATAGGCCGTCTATAGCGGCAAATGCCCCAACGGCAATGCTCCCGGCGTCTTCACCGTATGAATCGCAAAGTTACTGCGGATATCGCTCACACCTGGCAGCTTCAACAAACAGCCAGTAAGAAACCGGTCGTAGGCACGTAAATCCGGTACCACCACTTGCAACAGAAAATCCGACTCTCCTGACACCAGGAACGCCGAAATAACCTCAGGCAATGCCGTCACGGCCAAGCGAAAAGATTCAGCCTGTTCATCGTTATGGCGCTCGACTTTCACCCCGACGAACACGGTCAACCCGAGCCCGACTTCGTCGCGATCCAGATTGGCCTGATAACCACGAATCACCCCAGCCTCTTCCAGCATCCGTACCCGGCGCAAGCATGGCGAAGCCGACAGACCGATTTCGTCAGCCAACTGCACATTGCTCAGGCGACCATCCCGTTGCAGCGCGGCGAGAATCTTGCGGTCGTAGGCATCCAGTTTCATCGTTTGGCAGATCCTGCTGGCTGAGCTGTGATTTGTTGGCAGGTTATGCCAAACCAGACAGCTTTAGAAGCGAACTACGCAAGCACATGCCCTGCTCCCTGGCTCTAGACTGGCCCTACTGAATCGACAACGAACAGGGGTGCAACATGGCGGGATTGGGGCTGTTTTTCATGGCGTTGGCAGTGGTCTATCTGTTACCCGGCCCGGACATGATCCTGCTGCTGCAAACGGGTGCCCGTCAGGGCAAAGGCGCTGCATTGGCCACGGCGGTCGGCCTGGGGATCGCCCGTGGTTGTCATGTGGTGCTGGCGGCGTTGGGGTTGGCGGCATTGTTCAAGGCAGCGCCCTGGACGTTTGACGTGGTGCGCCTGGTGGGCGCTGCCTATCTGCTGTGGATCGGCATTCAATGTTTGCGAACGACGATGCTGCCAAGCTTGAACGGGCCAGGTGCAACGGACGAAAAACCACGCTGGGGCGAAGCCATCCGCCGCGGTTTACTGACCAATCTGCTCAATCCCAAGGCGCTGCTGTTCTGCTCGGTGTTGCTCCCGCAGTTCATCGATCCACTCAACGGACCGGTGCTCGCACAATTTGCGGTCCTGGGCCTGGTGTTGGTCGGTGTCGGCTTGCTGTTCGATAGCACCTACGCCTTGACCGGTGCCGCGCTGGGTCGTTGGCTGCAACGCAGCCCCGGCGCCCAGCGCCTGCAACAATGGCTGTTCGGTAGCCTGTTGATCGGTTTCGCCGTGCGGCTGACCTTTGTTCAACAGGCTTGAACCTCATCGCACCTTGCGGCGGCGGCGCTTGACCTGCACCAGCGCCACTGCCATGACCAGCAGCACGCCACCTATCTGCAGAGCAGTCTTGTACGGTCGCAGGGCCGAACGAGCAGCGTCGGTGGCCTGGGTGACATAGCGCTTGTCGGCGTTCTCAAAGTCGGGATATGGGC
Proteins encoded in this window:
- the lpdA gene encoding dihydrolipoyl dehydrogenase, producing the protein MSTYDVVILGGGPGGYNAAIRAGQLGLKAACVEGRATLGGTCLNVGCMPSKALLHASELYDAAMGTEFANLGIEVKPTLNLAQMMKQKDESVTGLTKGIEFLFRKNKVDWIKGWGHIDGPGKVTVTDNASGKTELTGKDIIIATGSEPTPLPGVDIDNQRILDSTGALSLKEVPKHLVVIGAGVIGLELGSVWRRLGAQVTVVEFLDRICPGVDGEAGKTLQRSLSKQGISFKLSSKVTSATTSATGVQLSVEPASGGTAESLEADYVLVAIGRRPYTQGLGLENVGLATDKRGMLANKGHRTEAAGVWVIGDVTSGPMLAHKAEDEAMACVEQIVGKAGEVNYELIPNVIYTKPELASVGKTEEQLKAEGRAFKVGKFPFTANSRAKINHETEGFAKVLADERTDEILGVHLVGPSVSEMIGEYCVAMEFSASAEDIALTCHPHPTRSEALRQAAMNVEGMATQM
- the hflK gene encoding protease modulator HflK → MNLVPRGTHELSSPWIQAGRLAFLALYAVTVLAALAWAFSNVRQIDPQNRAVVLHFGALDRIQNAGLLLAWPRPFEQVILLPAADRVIERRVENLLRTDAALQADRAASFATPISDALAGSGYLLTGDAGVVQLDVRVFYKVTEPYAFVLQGEHVLPALDRLVTRSALALTAARDLDTILVARPELIGADNQAAERRERLRGDLVQGINQRLAQLAATGQGLGIEVARVDVQSSLPAPAINAFNAVLTASQQADKAVANARTEAEKLTQTANEQADRTLQVAHAQSSERLAKASADTATVMSLANAQQQAADPQMLLRIYRERMPKILGQAGSVTTVDPKDDSRLIIQGAAQ
- the hflK gene encoding protease modulator HflK, translating into MQVDLEEGDEGAQVARLPRFQQAVFQGPRLRQFAIGLGALAAMGLVLGFFVGLFAPQSLWPPLLFNQSAALLVLVAGLQSAWWVTKWRARAMNPLAPVVDSEEAEAPVGWYERLLERISQRWLKLLRQIGAPTLWLGGWALLALLCVNQAWNLALPPAALGMSATIGAALGLLLAFGLLVLERQLAQENSAQWPEAQALAQLTRVAIISLILGALCLLFGNETSVWPVRLAVLIGLLPGFVAFELLLRAVLSLFSPRREQLEPALLARSFVADMLRWPPQPLQALQHELHNRFGIDLRQIWAFTYMRRALLPVLFVVALVGWSLSGVHEIPLQGRGIYERFGKPVTVFGPGLHAGLPWPLGRVLSVENGVVHELATSVGETSAPVQADPAEGPAPMTANRLWDASHVNDKSQVIASSRADKQSFQIVNMDVRFVYRIGLSDQAALAATYNSADVPTLIRSTASRILVHDFASRTLDGLLGEDRVGLAEEIGRAVQVDLQKLNSGVEILATVVEAIHPPAGAANAYHGVQAAQIGAQALIARERGAAAEATNQAQLQASIARDQATANAHEINATAKAGELKFSAEKKAYASAGQAFVLEQYLGQLSQGLANARLLVLDHRLGGSSNAPTIDLRTFTLPADPASSRKTAQPGAAN
- a CDS encoding heavy metal translocating P-type ATPase — its product is MTAQTTAAPSMLSSAEQRSAARQLTLAMLALGLLALGLVWRWLSPEQTGVSQLLLGVASVLVAVPVMRSAWYSLRYPSLHGITDQLIALAMLGAWATGDLLTAALLPIIMIFGHVLEERSVIGSQEAIHALGKLTRSHARKVQADGSIVEVDNGTLRAGDLVEVRAGDRVPADGRVMSGQASLDTASITGESVPMEAGVGMAVFGGAINLDGLLRIEVTRTGDESTLGKVIALMQNAERSKPPITRLLERYAGSYLVLVLLLAAVTWFITNDAQAMLAVLVAACPCALVLSAPATAIAGVAVAARHGILIRSSAFLEELADLTSLVVDKTGTLTFGTLRLQSIESPLEDRNPVLKLAASLGSASSHPVSRALAGLVAQEHFLLLSDIRERQGLGVVAMTEQGEAALGRPELFAQLGIATSDVPDHDGPIAGLALNGEFLAWLLLADSVKPEARFALSELKDLGLGRQLLLTGDRHSVAHTLARDVGISEVEAQALPEDKLNRVLKEIGNGFRPMVVGDGINDSLALKAGVVGVAMGAGGADIALASADIVLIGSDLRRLGTCVRLSRQCRQTLQVNVIIGLGWTLAIVAFAAFGWLGAAGAMIAALLHNLSTLLVLGNAGRLLRFQEPLFKLKEEQF
- a CDS encoding LysE family translocator, whose product is MAGLGLFFMALAVVYLLPGPDMILLLQTGARQGKGAALATAVGLGIARGCHVVLAALGLAALFKAAPWTFDVVRLVGAAYLLWIGIQCLRTTMLPSLNGPGATDEKPRWGEAIRRGLLTNLLNPKALLFCSVLLPQFIDPLNGPVLAQFAVLGLVLVGVGLLFDSTYALTGAALGRWLQRSPGAQRLQQWLFGSLLIGFAVRLTFVQQA
- a CDS encoding Lrp/AsnC family transcriptional regulator, which codes for MKLDAYDRKILAALQRDGRLSNVQLADEIGLSASPCLRRVRMLEEAGVIRGYQANLDRDEVGLGLTVFVGVKVERHNDEQAESFRLAVTALPEVISAFLVSGESDFLLQVVVPDLRAYDRFLTGCLLKLPGVSDIRSNFAIHTVKTPGALPLGHLPL
- the hflC gene encoding protease modulator HflC; this translates as MSQPHTHDHADHSGHDHGHGGHHHGHHHHHHGDPQEAGPFPWRRMAWAALLVAFAVAAASLVQVRSGEATVITRFGNPSRVLLEPGLGWRWPAPFEAAIPVDLRLRTTSSGLQDVGTRDGLRIIVQAYVAWQVQGDADNVQRFMRAVQNQPDEAARQIRTFVGSALETTASSFDLANLVNTDANQVHIADFEAQLRKQIDQQLLTTYGVRVLQVGIERLTLPSVTLTATVDRMRAERETIATERTAIGKREAAQIRSAAERDARIVQADATVKAADIEAQSRVEAAQIYARAYAGSPQLYNLLRSLDTLGTVITPGTKLILRTDAAPFRVLVDGPPTLDSKPGSQP
- the cfaB gene encoding C17 cyclopropane fatty acid synthase CfaB; the protein is MLAQLPPALQNLQLPLRLRLWDGHEFNLGPTPSVTIVVKDPQMVTQFTHPSLDALGAAFVEGKLELEGSISDVIRVCDEWSQALLGDLDSQPVRTPHDKETDAKAISYHYDLSNAFYQLWLDSDMAYSCAYFETGSESLEQAQQAKFRHLCRKLRLQPGEYLLDVGCGWGGLARYAAREFGAKVFGITLSKEQLALARERVKAEGLEDLVELQLLDYRDLPQDGRFDKVVSVGMFEHVGHENLAEYCKTLFGAVKEGGLVMNHGITAKHTDGRPVGRGAGEFIEKYVFPNGELPHLSMISAEISEAGLEIVDVESLRLHYARTLDHWSERLEDNLEAASKLVPDQALRIWRLYLAGCAYAFARGWINLHQILAVKAHADGSHELPWTRDDIYNP